AAGAAGCTTCAATACGAATGTCTTGCGACTTGTTTGTAGCCTTGTCCGTAGCGCTTACCTTAATAATACCATTCGCATCGATATCGAAAGTCACTTCAATTTGAGGTGTTCCTCTTCGTGCAGGTGGAATTCCGTCTAAGTGGAAACGACCAATTGTCTTATTGTCGGTCGCCATAGGACGCTCTCCCTGCAATACGTGAATTTCAACACTCGGCTGATTGTCGGCCGCAGTGGAAAATATCTGCGATTTCTTTGTTGGGATGGTCGTATTGGCATCAATCAATCTGGTCATCACACTTCCCATGGTTTCAATCCCAAGAGAAAGTGGTGTAACGTCCAATAACAATACATCTTTTACATCTCCGGTCAATACTCCCCTTGAATTGCAGCACCAACGGCTACAACCTCATCGGGATTTACTCCTTTGTTAGGTGCTTTTCCGAAGAATTTCTCTACCGCTTCCTGAACTGCAGGAATACGTGTTGAACCTCCTACTAAGATAATCTCATCGATATCGGTTTTCTTAAGACCTGCTGCTTTTAAGGCAGTTTCACATGGCTTGATGGTGCGTTTTACCAAATCGTCGATCAATTGTTCAAACTTTGCTTTGGTCAATGTTTTTACCAAGTGCTTTGGTCCGCTAGCGGTAGCCGTAACATAAGGCAAATTGATTTCGGTTTGTGCAGCTGAAGACAATTCGATCTTCGCTTTTTCGGCAGCTTCTTTTAAACGTTGTAAGGCCATTGGGTCTTTTCTAAGATCCATAGACTCTTCCTTTTCAAATTCGTCCGCCAACCAGTTGATAATCTTCTGATCTACATCGTCCCCACCTAAGTGTGTATCTCCGTCGGTAGACAGTACTTCAAAAACACCGTCACCCAATTCAAGGATAGAAACGTCATGTGTTCCTCCACCAAAATCGAATACTACGATTTTTTGGTCTGTTCCTTTTTTATCCATTCCGTATGCCAATGCAGCCGCAGTAGGCTCATTGATGATACGTCTTACTTTTAAACCTGCAATCTCACCGGCTTCTTTGGTTGCCTGTCTCTGACTGTCGTTAAAATAAGCAGGAACGGTAATTACCGCTTCGGTAACATCGTGTCCCAGGTAATCTTCGGCGGTCTTCTTCATTTTCTGAAGTACCATCGCACTCAATTCCTGTGGTGTATATAAACGTCCGTCGATATCCACACGTGGTGTATCGTTATCTCCCTTTACAACTTTAAAGGCAGCACGGTCGGCTTCATTTTTAGATTCGCTGAACTTATTCCCCATAAAACGCTTAATAGAAGAAATGGTTTTGGTAGGATTGGTTACCGCCTGTCTTTTGGCGGGATCCCCTACTTTAATTTCACCTCCTTCTACAAAGGCAATTACTGAAGGTGTTGTTCTTTTTCCTTCGGCATTAGGAATTACTGTCGGCTCGCTACCTTCCATTACGGCGACACACGAGTTGGTAGTTCCTAAGTCGATTCCAATTATTTTACTCATAGTGTTATAATTATATGTTTTACTAATTCAATTTTTAATTTACGAAGTGTATATGACAAGGATTGTGCCAGTGAAATGATTCTGCCATACTGTCAGAATCTGGAGTATTAGATTGTAGGACCCGCCCGAACGTACCGTTCGGTACGGGCGGGTTGTTGGATAGGTTGATCATCTCACGCTTCACTCTTCCCCTTTACCCTTCACTGGTCACTTTTCTTCAGGCCCCTAAAAAATCTGATAATTTCTTAACACATGGTTTTGTTAGTATGGAAATATTCCATAAATTTGGATTATTTCCAAGTTACTATGTTTATCAATGTACATACCTATTTCAGTCTTCGCTACGGCACCATAAAACCCCGTGACCTGCTGGAGTTGGCACAAGGTTTAAAAATTCCTTGTATGGCGCTTACCGATATCAACAATACCTCGGCATGCCTGGACTTTGTACGCCTGGCGCCACAGCACAACATTCGCCCGGTGCTGGGTGTCGATTTCCGCAACGGGGCTCAACAACAGTTCATTCTATTGGCGAAAAACAATGAGGGATTTCTACAGATAAACACCTACCTGTCTTCTTTTTTATATTCAGGAATAAAAATACCGGAAAGGGCACAACCGTTTCACAATACTTTTGTTATCTATCCCTTTGCAGCCTTTAAAGGAGAAACGCTTTCCGAAAACGAATTTCTGGGAGTGAGAGCCGAAGATCTTAACCGACTCAAATTCTCGCCCTGGCGCAATCACTTAGAGAAGCTGGTGGTATTGCATACTGTTTCCTTTAAGAACAAAAAAGATTTCAATACCCATCGTCTGCTTCGGGCGGTCGATAACAATACTTTACTGAGTAAACTTCCACCTTCGGAACAAGGACGCGAAACCGATCTTTTAATTTCTTCAGCAATACTTAAAGAAACCTTTCAGGAATTTCCGGAACTTATTCAAAATACAGAGGCCTTATTGGAACGCTGTACGATTGCTTTCGACTTTAGTAAAGAAATTCCCAACAATCAGCATTCCTACACAAATAGTGAAACGCTCGATTTTCGCTTGCTGAAAAAACTCACCTACGCCGGTCTCCCCTATCGGTACGGTATTCCTTCCGATGCAGTTTTGGATCGCATTCAGAAAGAACTGGGAATTATCAAGGAGAAGGGGTTTGTTTCCTACTTTTTAATCAATTGGAAAATTTTAAAATACGCCCGTAGCAAAGGTTATTTTTATGTAGGTCGCGGAAGTGGTGCTAATAGCGTGGTCGCCTATCTGCTTCGCATCACCGATGTAGATCCTATCGAGCTCGATCTCTACTTCGAACGTTTTATCAATCTGTATCGCAAAAATCCGCCCGACTTCGATATCGACTTCTCATGGAAGGATCGGGATGATATCACTCAGTTTATGTTCCGAAGGTTTAAAAATACAGCGCTGCTTACCGTTTACAATACCTTTAAATACAAGGCTTCGGTTCGGGAATTGGGAAAAGTGTTTGGATTGCCAAAAGCCGAAATAGATGTGCTCTCCAAAGGGGAATACAATTTTAAAACTCTGGACAAATTGTCGCGATTGGTTGTGGTGTATGGCCAGTATATTCAAGGGTTTCCCAACTATCTGGGGATTCATGCCGGCGGTATCCTTATTTCCGAAAAGCCCATCCATTATTACACCGCCACCTTTATGCCTCCCAAAGGCTTCCCAACCACTCATTTCGATATGGTAGCTGCAGAAGACATCGGACTGTACAAATTCGATATTTTAAGTCAGCGTGGGCTGGGAAAAATCAAAGACGCTGTGGAGGTAATTCGGTACAATCATCCTCAACTACCTCCTATCGATATTCACGACATCAAACGATTTAAACAGGACGAGCGCATTAAAGACCTGCTGCGGAATGCCAAGGCAATTGGTTGCTTTTATGTAGAATCTCCCGCCATGCGAATGCTATTGCGCAAACTACAGGTAGACGATTATCTGGGTTTGGTTGCGGCCAGTTCGGTTATTCGTCCCGGAGTGGCCAAGTCGGGAATGATGCGGGAATATATTTTACGCTACCGCTTCCCCGAAAGAAGAAAAGATGCTCACCCCGTTATGCAGGATATTATGCCCGAAACTTATGGGGTAATGGTCTATCAGGAAGATGTGATTAAAGTAGCACATTATTTTGGTGGTCTCACTTTGGGCGAGGCCGATATGCTACGCAGAGGGATGTCGGGAAAATTTCGTTCCCGGGAAGAGTTTTTAAAGGTAAAGCAGCAATTTTTCGACAATTGTCACAGTAGCGGAAAAGGAGAAGAACTCACCAAAGAAGTTTGGCGACAAATAGAGAGTTTTGCCGGCTATGCCTTTGCCAAAGGACACTCGGCATCCTATGCTGTGGAAAGCTACCAAAGTCTTTTTTTAAAAGCCTACTATCCACTGGAATATATGGTTGCTACCCTTAACAATGGCGGTGGGTTTTACAGTATCGAATTCTATGTACACGAAGCGCGTATGCATGGTGCTGCAATTCTTGCGCCCTGTATTAACCACAGCCGGGGCGAAACAATTATTGAAGGAACTGCTATCTATCTGGGGTTTGGTTTTTTGCATTCTTTGGAATCAAGAGTAATAAAACGCATTGTAAACGAACGTACTAAAAACGGGTATTACCTAAGTCTGGACGATTTTATAGACCGGGTGCCTATCTCTATAGAACAGATTAATATTTTAATAAAGATCAATGCCTTTCGGTGTACCGAAAGAAACAAACGTGAACTCCTTTGGGAAGCTTATATGAAGATTAACAAAGTGAGTTTCGACGAACATATACGAACCCTTTTTAAAGCTGAAAAGATGAATTACAAAACTCCCGATCTTCCCAGCACTCGTGCTGAAGATGCATTTGATGAAATGGAACTACTCAGTTTCCCTTTGTGCAACCCCTTTAAATTACTACTGGCTCCCTCCAGATGCAGGATGCGTGCCAAACACTTATCCAATTTTGCAGGTGCAATTGTAGAAATAGAAGGCTATTTGGTGACAATTAAAAACACAGCTACTTCCAACGGGAAAAGGATGTATTTTGGAACCTTTATAGACAGGGATGGCGACTTTATAGATACGGTGCACTTCCCTCCTGTAGCCGAAAAATACAGGTTTAGAGGAAAGGGAATTTATAAAATAACGGGAAAGGTTATCGAAGAGTTTGATTGTATCTCTATTGAAGTGACGAAAATGATACGCTACCCTATTATTGAAGATCCCAGATACAGCGACAAGCGATTGCAGACAAATTCAGTTAAGAATTTTAACCGCCGGGTCCCTATTAGCCACAGAGCATAATGTTAGTTCGAGTGAATTTGAAGTGCGACAGCAAGCTTCAAATTTGTATCGAGAACAGATATACACAAACAGTCGCTTCTCGATACAATTTTTTACGCATCCCGCGTAAAAAACCACTCGAAGTGACAGAAAAGTAGAGACACATAGAAAAACAATTAAAAACCCAATGTCAGTTCGAGTGAATTTGAAGTGCGACAGCAAGCTTCAAATTTGTATCGAGAACAGATATAAAAAAAAACAGTCGCTTCTCGATACAATTTTTTACGCATCCCGCGTAAAAAACCACTCGAAGTGACAGAAAACTCATATAATGAAAATCTATTATGTATACATCTTAAAATGTTCAGACGACACTTATTATACAGGCATTACATCTAACCTAAGTAAAAGAATTGAGGAACATGAAGTTGGGAAATACAAAGACTCATATACATTTACCCGAAGACCTGTGTATATTGTATTCTATGCTGAATTTACTGTGGTTTCAATTGCAATACAAGCTGAAAAACAAATTAAAAAATGGTCACAGGCAAAAAAAGAAGCATTAATTAATAACGAATATGAAAAGCTTCAAAACCTATCTAAAAAGAAAATTTTTAAATAATAAAGCTGTTAACCTGAGTTTTCTCAATACATTTTTACGCAGCCCATATAAAAAACCCAATGTCGGTTCGAGTGAATTTGAAGTGCGACAGCAAACTTCAAATTTGTATCGAGAACAATTACAAATCAATGAACAACAACCGCCACATTGTCCACATGGATCTGGACACCTTTTTTGTGTCCTGCGAACGCTTATTGGACAGCAAACTCAATGGAAAACCCATACTAATTGGAGGTACCAGTGACCGCGGTGTAGTGGCTTCCTGTAGCTACGAAGCCAGAGCCTTTGGGATACATTCGGCCATGCCTATGCGACTGGCAAAGCAATTATGTCCCGAAGCCATTGTGCTAAGAGGAAACTCGGGAATCTACAGCAAGTTTTCAAAAACGGTTACGGATGTGATCAAGGAAAGTGTACCCCTGTACGAAAAGACGTCGGTAGATGAATTCTATATCGACCTCACCGGAATGGATAAATTTTTTGGCTGCCATCAACTTGCCACCAATCTACGTACACGCATTATTAAAGAAACCGGCTTGCCAATCTCATTCGGACTTTCGGCTAACAAAACAGTATCGAAAATAGCGACAGGCGAAGCCAAACCCAACAACCAGATACAAATACTGAAAGGCACCGAAAAACCCTTCCTCTCTCCGCTTTCGGTGCGAAAAATACCAATGGTGGGCGAAGTCACTTACCGCTCATTATGCGATTTGGGTATCAAACAGATAAAAACGATACAGGAAATGCCTTTGGAAATGATGCAACGCGTCTTTGGCAAAAACGGAGAAACCATCTGGAAAAAAGCCAGCGGAATAGACAATTCTCCGGTAGTACAGTACACCGAACGAAAATCCATTTCCACCGAGCGCACCTTCGAAAAAGACACTACCGATGTTCGGAAACTCGAAGGTATTATCACCGCCATGACCGAAAACCTTATTTATCAGCTACGACGTGCCGATAAACTTACAGCATGTGTTACCGTAAAAATTCGGTATTCCGATTTCCAAACCTATACCCAGCAAAAACAAATTCCGTATAGTGCGGCCGATCATAAAATCCTGCCGGTAGTGATGGAAATCTATAAAAAATTATATCAGCGAAGATTATTGGTACGCCTCGTAGGAGTGCGTTTTAGTCATTTGGTAGCAGGAGGTCAGCAAATCGATCTCTTTGCCGACAATGATAAAATTATTAATCTGTATCAGGCCATGGACAAGATGCGGGAACGCTACGGAGACCGCGCCGTTATCAAAGCATCGGGGATGGGTGCTAAAAGTATTAGCCGTTGGAATCCTTTTACAGGAGAACCTCCTCCATTGTTAGCGAATAGAAGACAATAGCTACTGCAATAAAACCGGTAAGTGTATTATAATTCAGGTAATTCGGCGTACTCAACTTTTTCGGAAATTTCTTCCACATTACCTAAGTATTCCTTGCCTCTTAATCGGGCAACCGTATAGGCCTTCAATTCATCTTCAGGTAACTCCTGAATTAAATTTTTAATACTTTGTATAGCTAATTCGTCTTGAACCGGCTGTAACCAAGGATCTTCCATTGCTTCAGGAAGAATCACCGGCATTCTCGGTTCCTTTAATTTCAGATTATTATGAATTTTACCCATCATCGGATTTCCTGTCGTAGTTACAATTGAAAAAGTGGTAAGCGTACCCCCCGTTTCCTCATCGTGCCATTCGCTCCACAACCCCGCCAATGCCATTGGTTTTCCCGATTTTTGAAAAATATAAAACGGATATGTCTTCCCATCGTAATGATGATGTTCATAAAAACCATCAATATAGACAATGCAACGATGGTGTTTGGCTGAAGTGCGAAATGCCGGCTTTTCAAAAATTGTTTCCCCTCTGGCATTTAAAGTGTTGTTCCAGATTTTTTTTTGTTGTTCCGAATCCCTTATCCATTCCGGAACAAGACCCCAGGTGGCCACTTCAGGGAAATCGGGAGATCGGTCGGTATAAATAAGGAGTTCGGGATGACTAAATCCGGATGTATGATAGATAGGCAAATCGGTTAACGGCACCAATTTTTCCATAATCTCGGCAATTGCCTGCAAATCGTTATTCCTTCTGGCCCTGTTTAATTGAGCCTCCAGACTTGCTTTGATATCGTAACACATTTGTCAAATTCTGTATAATAAGGTAAAACTAATATCGATACCGATAAAAATACGAATATTGAAACTATTTTTTAAGTTGAAAAAATAGAAGCCTATATTTGTTCCAGATAGAATTCTATGGAAAGTATAAGTGTTTTCGATATGCTGAAAATTGGTGTGGGCCCGTCCAGTTCACACACATTAGGACCGTGGCGCGCAGCAGGACGTTGGATTGAAGCGCTAAAAGACAAAGGTCATTTTAATTCTGTTACTGAGGTTTCGATAGATTTGTACGGATCCTTATCCCTTACAGGTAAAGGACACGCAACCGATGTAGCTGTAATGTTGGGGCTTTGCGGATTCGACCCCGTTACATTTCCTATAGAAAATATCGACAAGGAAGTTGCTTTTATAACTGGAGAAAATAAATTGAAGCTGAACAGCGAATTGGAAGTGCCTTTTATACCCAAGGAACATATAAAATTCAATCGCAAATTCTTAGAATTCCACCCCAACGGAATCACCTTTCGGGCAACACTTCTGGACGGAAAAAAAGTCTCAGAAACTTATTACTCTATTGGCGGCGGATTTGTAGTGCAACAAGAACGGAAACGTGCCAGGAAAAAGCTCGAAAAGTTTGCTCAATTTCCCTTTCCGGTCGAAAAAGCAACCGATCTGCTGGTGCATTGTGCTGCGGAAGGGAAAAGCATTTCAGAAATTGTATTAGAAAATGAACTTTCCCTGCGCAGTGAGGCCGAAATTAACAACGGCCTGAAAGCCATTTGGGACATTATGTTGGATTCTATGTATGTTGGGTGTCATACCGAAGGCAAACTTCCGGGCGGACTTAATGTACAGCGGCGCGCATTCGATATGCACAAAAACCTTATTGGTGACGCCAAATACACAAATGCCGAAGAATGGGTTGAAGCCATTCGCGGTACCGAAGTGAAGTTCCGCCAAATTTTAAAATGGGTTTCGTGTTTTGCGCTTGCCGTAAATGAAGTGAATGCCTCACTGGGGCGCGTCGTGACTGCTCCTACCAACGGTAGCGCAGGAGTAATTCCGTCAGTGATGATGTATTATATGGTCATCGAAAACCACGATGCCAATTTTGAAGATGTACGCAAGTTTATGCTCGTGGCAGGCGAAATAGGCAGTTTGTTTAAAAAAGGAGCTACCATTTCTGCCGCAATGGGCGGTTGTCAGGCCGAAATAGGTGTATCCTCAGCCATGGCGGCCGGTGCACTAACCGAATTGATGGGCGGTACTCCTGCACAGGTACAAATGGCCAGTGAAATTGCGATGGAACATCATTTAGGACTTACCTGCGATCCTATTGGAGGATTGGTACAAATACCCTGTATAGAACGCAATGCCATGGGAGCTATCAAAGCGATCAATGCTTGCGAAATGGCTCTGGATGGGGACCCAAGTATGGCGAAAGTACCATTAGACAAGGTAATTGCCACCATGTGGGAAACCGCAAAAGACATGACCAGCAAATACAAAGAAACCAGCGAAGGCGGTCTTGCCGTGCAGGTTAATATGAGTGATTGCTAAATCTTCCCAACTATCTTTCAATTTTAGTATAACTCCATAAGTCGAACTTATTCTTTATTTTTTGTAGGTATTTTCAACTAAATCAACATTTTAACACATTAAATTGTATTTATTAACGATAAAGTGCGTTTATTTATCGTTGAAATGCATATTTATTATATGTAGCATTTCGAGATAAATTCCTATAGTATGAAAAGGCCCCTATTTCTATTATGTGTTTTGGTATTCGCTTATGGTTTTAATGCTTCTGCTCAGGAAGTTCATATAGACGGAAGGCTACAACCGCTACTTATTGAATTTTTTGCATTGTGTAAATCGCATAACATCGAATACCAAGAAAAACTCGACCAACTTGAAACAATTGATATTGTTAACGATTTGCATACAGAAGATGAGTCTGCTACGTTGGGCATGCTAAGACGTGATGCGAACGGAACTGTGAAAAATATTGCTATTCACTGGATGGCAATGCTCGATCCCCAAATCCTAAAAATTATCGCATTTCATGAATTCGGACATTACTTTTTGGAATACAATACACATGTCTGCAATGACTGCGGTATTATCATGTCTGTCGTGAATTCGAGTTATTTCGATATCGCTAACGACTGGGAGAATCAGGTGAAAATTCTATTTGAACAATCCCCTGTATTTCTTAAGAATAATGAAGGTTCCAATTCTACAATTGCCGAATCGTATCCGTTACCGGACTAATTATTGACAATCCGATTTTCGCCTGGAATCGATAAGATGCACAATTTTCCATCCGTCATCTGTCTTGGCCAATGTAAAAGCGTTTGCGCCACAATGACTTAAAGCATCATTAAACCAAAACTGATAAGGTGTCCATACATGCGCCAAATTTCCGTCTATTTGTACGTTATAATCTAACACTCGCTCCTCCCATTTTTGAGTAGCCGGGCGTTTTGCGATTGCCATAAGCAAGTCTGATGCAGACCCATCGTTAATTTTTGCATTCCCATTGGTATCAGTAAACGCCGTCTGCATGGCAACATTTGTGACCATAACCGATCGCATTTTTAAGGTATCCCCTTCGTGAAAACCTTCAAAGAATGTATCGACCACCTTTCGGGCATCGACTGCAGTAAATCCATTTTGAGAAAAAGAGACAAGAGATAAAAATAACGTGAAAACAGACAAATAGAACTTCATAACGGAATGTATAAGGATTGATTTTCAAAATTAGTACTTTTACGGCTCATATTGTTACAAAATATATGTCGGTAGCTAAAAAAGAATACAAGCGTATCACCACCAAGACCTTGGTCGATATGAAAAATAAAGGCGAAAAAATATCCATGCTTACTGCTTACGATTTTACGATGGCGAAGATTGTGGACAGCGCCGGAGTAGATGTGATACTAGTAGGTGATTCGGCTTCCAATGTGATGGCCGGACACGAAACTACACTCCCAATTACATTGGATCAAATGATTTACCATGCCGCTTCTGTAATTCGTGCCATCGAACGCAGCCTGGTGGTTGTGGATCTTCCCTTCGGAAGTTACCAAAGTGACCCTAAGGAAGCTTTGCGATCCGCCATCAGAATCATGAAAGAAAGTGGTGCTCATG
This genomic stretch from Ulvibacter sp. MAR_2010_11 harbors:
- a CDS encoding DNA polymerase III subunit alpha; the protein is MFINVHTYFSLRYGTIKPRDLLELAQGLKIPCMALTDINNTSACLDFVRLAPQHNIRPVLGVDFRNGAQQQFILLAKNNEGFLQINTYLSSFLYSGIKIPERAQPFHNTFVIYPFAAFKGETLSENEFLGVRAEDLNRLKFSPWRNHLEKLVVLHTVSFKNKKDFNTHRLLRAVDNNTLLSKLPPSEQGRETDLLISSAILKETFQEFPELIQNTEALLERCTIAFDFSKEIPNNQHSYTNSETLDFRLLKKLTYAGLPYRYGIPSDAVLDRIQKELGIIKEKGFVSYFLINWKILKYARSKGYFYVGRGSGANSVVAYLLRITDVDPIELDLYFERFINLYRKNPPDFDIDFSWKDRDDITQFMFRRFKNTALLTVYNTFKYKASVRELGKVFGLPKAEIDVLSKGEYNFKTLDKLSRLVVVYGQYIQGFPNYLGIHAGGILISEKPIHYYTATFMPPKGFPTTHFDMVAAEDIGLYKFDILSQRGLGKIKDAVEVIRYNHPQLPPIDIHDIKRFKQDERIKDLLRNAKAIGCFYVESPAMRMLLRKLQVDDYLGLVAASSVIRPGVAKSGMMREYILRYRFPERRKDAHPVMQDIMPETYGVMVYQEDVIKVAHYFGGLTLGEADMLRRGMSGKFRSREEFLKVKQQFFDNCHSSGKGEELTKEVWRQIESFAGYAFAKGHSASYAVESYQSLFLKAYYPLEYMVATLNNGGGFYSIEFYVHEARMHGAAILAPCINHSRGETIIEGTAIYLGFGFLHSLESRVIKRIVNERTKNGYYLSLDDFIDRVPISIEQINILIKINAFRCTERNKRELLWEAYMKINKVSFDEHIRTLFKAEKMNYKTPDLPSTRAEDAFDEMELLSFPLCNPFKLLLAPSRCRMRAKHLSNFAGAIVEIEGYLVTIKNTATSNGKRMYFGTFIDRDGDFIDTVHFPPVAEKYRFRGKGIYKITGKVIEEFDCISIEVTKMIRYPIIEDPRYSDKRLQTNSVKNFNRRVPISHRA
- the dinB gene encoding DNA polymerase IV: MNNNRHIVHMDLDTFFVSCERLLDSKLNGKPILIGGTSDRGVVASCSYEARAFGIHSAMPMRLAKQLCPEAIVLRGNSGIYSKFSKTVTDVIKESVPLYEKTSVDEFYIDLTGMDKFFGCHQLATNLRTRIIKETGLPISFGLSANKTVSKIATGEAKPNNQIQILKGTEKPFLSPLSVRKIPMVGEVTYRSLCDLGIKQIKTIQEMPLEMMQRVFGKNGETIWKKASGIDNSPVVQYTERKSISTERTFEKDTTDVRKLEGIITAMTENLIYQLRRADKLTACVTVKIRYSDFQTYTQQKQIPYSAADHKILPVVMEIYKKLYQRRLLVRLVGVRFSHLVAGGQQIDLFADNDKIINLYQAMDKMRERYGDRAVIKASGMGAKSISRWNPFTGEPPPLLANRRQ
- a CDS encoding nuclear transport factor 2 family protein; translated protein: MKFYLSVFTLFLSLVSFSQNGFTAVDARKVVDTFFEGFHEGDTLKMRSVMVTNVAMQTAFTDTNGNAKINDGSASDLLMAIAKRPATQKWEERVLDYNVQIDGNLAHVWTPYQFWFNDALSHCGANAFTLAKTDDGWKIVHLIDSRRKSDCQ
- a CDS encoding GIY-YIG nuclease family protein; amino-acid sequence: MKIYYVYILKCSDDTYYTGITSNLSKRIEEHEVGKYKDSYTFTRRPVYIVFYAEFTVVSIAIQAEKQIKKWSQAKKEALINNEYEKLQNLSKKKIFK
- a CDS encoding SOS response-associated peptidase; the protein is MCYDIKASLEAQLNRARRNNDLQAIAEIMEKLVPLTDLPIYHTSGFSHPELLIYTDRSPDFPEVATWGLVPEWIRDSEQQKKIWNNTLNARGETIFEKPAFRTSAKHHRCIVYIDGFYEHHHYDGKTYPFYIFQKSGKPMALAGLWSEWHDEETGGTLTTFSIVTTTGNPMMGKIHNNLKLKEPRMPVILPEAMEDPWLQPVQDELAIQSIKNLIQELPEDELKAYTVARLRGKEYLGNVEEISEKVEYAELPEL
- a CDS encoding L-serine ammonia-lyase: MESISVFDMLKIGVGPSSSHTLGPWRAAGRWIEALKDKGHFNSVTEVSIDLYGSLSLTGKGHATDVAVMLGLCGFDPVTFPIENIDKEVAFITGENKLKLNSELEVPFIPKEHIKFNRKFLEFHPNGITFRATLLDGKKVSETYYSIGGGFVVQQERKRARKKLEKFAQFPFPVEKATDLLVHCAAEGKSISEIVLENELSLRSEAEINNGLKAIWDIMLDSMYVGCHTEGKLPGGLNVQRRAFDMHKNLIGDAKYTNAEEWVEAIRGTEVKFRQILKWVSCFALAVNEVNASLGRVVTAPTNGSAGVIPSVMMYYMVIENHDANFEDVRKFMLVAGEIGSLFKKGATISAAMGGCQAEIGVSSAMAAGALTELMGGTPAQVQMASEIAMEHHLGLTCDPIGGLVQIPCIERNAMGAIKAINACEMALDGDPSMAKVPLDKVIATMWETAKDMTSKYKETSEGGLAVQVNMSDC